Part of the Candidatus Brocadia sinica JPN1 genome, TGGTGATTGGGGTATCATTAGCCGGAAATGCCCATCCTGTGAGCGGGTGGTACTTGTTCTGGGGAGTGGTAAAATCGGCAGTATCGGAGGCCGGCACATTTTAGAGTACATCAAAGATGAGCGCCTTATTTATCCCAGAGCCCCGAGTCGTGTACCGCTCTCAAAAGAAGTCCCTGAGGAATTTGCAAGGGAATATAAAGAGGCCTGTACGGTTCTTGCTGATAGTCCAAAGGCAAGCGCGGCCTTAAGTCGTCGCTGCCTGCAACGCTTGTTACGAGGAAAGGCACATATTAAGCCATCCAATCTTGCAAATGAAATCCAGGAAGTATTAGACAGCGGAAGTTTGCCACCGTATATAGCGGAGTCCATTGATGATGTTCGGAATATTGGCAACTTTGCAGCCCATCCAATCAAGAGTGAACGGCCCGGTGA contains:
- a CDS encoding DUF4145 domain-containing protein, which encodes MKCPHCLESFHDFYEVIPVGNDASGDWGIISRKCPSCERVVLVLGSGKIGSIGGRHILEYIKDERLIYPRAPSRVPLSKEVPEEFAREYKEACTVLADSPKASAALSRRCLQRLLRGKAHIKPSNLANEIQEVLDSGSLPPYIAESIDDVRNIGNFAAHPIKSERPGEIVDVEPGEADWNLDVLETLFNFYFVQPAIIKKKREILNLKLKEVDKKGTTKR